A genomic stretch from Streptomyces sp. QL37 includes:
- a CDS encoding PIG-L family deacetylase has translation MTDRPLTLMAVHAHPDDEATGTGGVLARYAAEGIRTVLVTCTDGGCGDGPGGTKPGDPGHDPAAVASMRRQELEASCEVLKVSDLEMLDYADSGMVGWPSNDAPGSFWQTPVEEGAARLAELMRHYRPDVVVTYDENGFYGHPDHIQAHRITMAALEMTGLTPKVYWTTMPRSMMQRFGETMRELNEDAPEPDPAEEAAMAEIGLPDDEISTWVDTTAFSGQKFDALAAHASQGENIFFLKMGKERFGELMGVETFVRVKDATGAAVPENDLFAGLR, from the coding sequence ATGACTGACCGGCCCTTGACGCTCATGGCGGTACACGCTCACCCCGACGACGAGGCCACCGGAACGGGAGGGGTCCTCGCGCGGTACGCGGCGGAGGGCATCCGCACGGTTCTTGTGACATGTACCGACGGCGGTTGCGGTGACGGACCGGGAGGCACCAAGCCAGGCGATCCCGGGCACGATCCCGCTGCCGTCGCCTCCATGCGCCGGCAGGAACTCGAGGCGAGCTGTGAAGTGCTCAAGGTCAGCGACCTGGAGATGCTGGACTACGCCGACTCCGGGATGGTGGGCTGGCCGAGCAACGACGCCCCCGGATCCTTCTGGCAGACGCCCGTGGAGGAAGGCGCCGCCCGGCTTGCGGAACTCATGCGGCACTACCGACCCGATGTGGTCGTCACCTACGACGAGAACGGCTTCTACGGCCACCCCGACCACATCCAGGCCCACCGCATCACGATGGCGGCCCTGGAGATGACCGGGCTGACGCCGAAGGTGTACTGGACGACGATGCCCCGCTCGATGATGCAGCGGTTCGGCGAGACCATGCGCGAGTTGAATGAGGACGCGCCGGAGCCGGATCCCGCCGAGGAGGCCGCGATGGCCGAGATCGGTCTCCCCGACGACGAGATCAGCACCTGGGTGGACACCACCGCGTTCAGCGGTCAGAAGTTCGACGCACTCGCCGCGCACGCCAGTCAGGGCGAGAACATCTTCTTCCTCAAGATGGGCAAGGAGAGGTTCGGCGAGCTGATGGGCGTGGAGACCTTCGTACGCGTGAAGGACGCCACCGGCGCGGCCGTACCCGAGAACGATCTCTTCGCCGGACTGCGCTGA
- a CDS encoding response regulator, whose protein sequence is MSGAAGEQRIDHDLVWVVEDSAEDAEAIARALGRTHPGLTLEFTDRGTGFVERLLEAGRRPGLVLLDLKLPGPGGAEVLRSIRSRRELDGVAVVAFTSSTGPDAVDTTYAAGADSYIYKPVNFELFQAVLKGAVDYWQRRAKGEEEGPGPQPPS, encoded by the coding sequence ATGAGCGGGGCCGCCGGGGAGCAGAGGATCGATCACGACCTCGTCTGGGTGGTCGAGGACTCGGCGGAGGACGCCGAGGCCATCGCGCGGGCGCTCGGCCGCACCCATCCCGGTCTGACACTGGAATTCACCGACCGGGGGACGGGATTCGTCGAGCGGTTGCTGGAAGCCGGCCGGCGGCCCGGGCTCGTCCTTCTGGACCTCAAGCTTCCCGGCCCCGGTGGAGCCGAGGTGCTGCGGTCGATCCGTTCCCGGCGTGAACTGGACGGCGTCGCCGTAGTCGCCTTCACGTCTTCCACCGGACCGGATGCGGTGGACACGACCTATGCGGCAGGAGCCGACAGTTACATCTACAAGCCGGTCAACTTCGAACTCTTCCAGGCAGTGCTGAAAGGGGCTGTCGACTACTGGCAGAGGAGGGCGAAGGGCGAGGAAGAGGGTCCTGGCCCTCAGCCTCCTTCCTGA
- a CDS encoding GAF domain-containing SpoIIE family protein phosphatase, whose translation MEQHGGRASRQADDGWWSGRLHELWRVAETAQDVAGLSDSLYDMLLRMPGVLTVVGTRWSGGLLHYLRSVTLAEPTPSRVEIEQDYGEAGASRAPEGDPTVTVHDVSGLDGTLPHVRVLAAAGASSVAECAVPLGQDGWATFLVGTADRDAVDVTLRTRLKQVAEVAMVSDLRITARRADEVRQVSDAFLAEASLQMDSSLDVESTVRRVARTAVPAIAEGCVVHLRLPEGLTPVSFAHMDAGEQQWLGEVAAEDAWLTDVMERVLDTGQALVLKGEELDGGPFGPASPGAGRAVRAISVNPLTARGRALGTLTFIYHRVVVAEGASRFLAGLADRAALAIDSSTLYEQRRRHVVSLQRHLLPRELPRIPGLTLSSAYEVGEVSLDVGGDFYDAVPGAQGGVTLLIGDVCGRGAEAAALTGLARHTLRTLLEDGSTPEHALGRLNQALDREGTSRFVTALVAVLVPDGEGFRVRYLSAGHPAPLVRRAAGTVEELPAHGDLLGVLEDIEYGSGSVDLAPGDALVMFTDGVTEARAADGTFFESRLRDAVAQKGAGEAQGFAQRLAEAAVDFRTTGADDIAVLVARAEAGR comes from the coding sequence GTGGAGCAGCACGGAGGCAGAGCTTCCCGTCAGGCGGATGACGGATGGTGGTCCGGCCGTCTGCACGAGCTCTGGCGTGTCGCCGAGACGGCGCAGGACGTGGCCGGGCTGTCCGATTCCCTCTACGACATGCTGCTCCGTATGCCCGGCGTACTGACCGTCGTGGGTACCCGCTGGAGCGGCGGGCTGCTGCACTACCTGCGCAGTGTCACTCTGGCGGAGCCGACGCCATCGCGCGTGGAGATCGAACAGGATTACGGCGAAGCCGGGGCCTCCAGGGCTCCGGAAGGTGATCCCACCGTCACTGTTCATGACGTGTCGGGGCTCGACGGCACCCTGCCGCATGTCCGGGTGCTGGCGGCAGCCGGAGCGTCGAGCGTGGCCGAGTGTGCCGTGCCGCTGGGGCAGGACGGCTGGGCGACGTTCCTGGTCGGCACCGCGGACAGGGACGCGGTCGACGTGACGCTGCGGACGCGGTTGAAGCAGGTGGCCGAGGTCGCCATGGTCTCGGACCTACGGATCACGGCGCGGCGCGCCGACGAGGTGCGTCAGGTGAGTGACGCCTTCCTCGCGGAGGCGTCACTGCAGATGGATTCGAGCCTCGATGTCGAAAGCACGGTGCGGCGGGTGGCTCGTACGGCCGTACCCGCCATCGCCGAGGGGTGCGTCGTGCATCTGCGTCTTCCCGAGGGACTGACGCCCGTGTCCTTCGCGCACATGGACGCCGGTGAGCAGCAGTGGCTGGGGGAGGTCGCGGCCGAGGACGCCTGGCTGACGGATGTGATGGAGCGGGTACTCGACACCGGGCAGGCGTTGGTCCTGAAGGGTGAGGAGCTGGATGGGGGACCGTTCGGGCCCGCCTCGCCCGGGGCGGGCCGCGCCGTGCGTGCGATCAGTGTGAACCCGCTCACGGCCCGGGGCCGGGCCCTGGGCACCCTGACCTTCATCTACCACCGGGTGGTCGTGGCCGAGGGCGCCTCGCGGTTCCTCGCGGGTCTGGCGGACCGGGCCGCACTGGCCATCGACAGCAGCACCCTGTACGAGCAGCGGCGCCGTCACGTGGTCTCCCTCCAGCGTCACCTTCTCCCGCGGGAGCTGCCGCGGATCCCGGGGCTGACGCTGAGTTCGGCGTACGAGGTGGGTGAAGTCTCGCTCGACGTGGGCGGCGACTTCTACGACGCCGTGCCGGGCGCGCAGGGTGGCGTGACCCTCCTCATCGGGGACGTCTGCGGGCGCGGGGCGGAGGCGGCGGCCCTCACAGGGCTGGCCCGCCACACCCTGCGCACCCTTCTCGAGGACGGCAGTACGCCCGAGCACGCGCTGGGGCGGCTGAACCAGGCCCTGGACAGGGAGGGCACGTCCCGCTTCGTGACGGCACTCGTAGCGGTGCTGGTACCCGACGGGGAGGGGTTCCGTGTGCGCTACCTGAGTGCCGGGCATCCGGCACCTCTGGTGCGGCGTGCGGCGGGCACGGTGGAGGAGCTCCCGGCTCACGGGGATCTGCTGGGTGTGCTGGAGGACATCGAGTACGGCTCCGGGTCGGTGGACCTGGCGCCTGGCGACGCACTGGTGATGTTCACCGACGGAGTGACCGAGGCGAGAGCGGCCGACGGGACGTTCTTCGAATCACGTCTGCGGGATGCGGTGGCGCAGAAGGGCGCCGGCGAGGCCCAGGGGTTCGCCCAGCGGCTGGCGGAGGCCGCTGTGGACTTCCGGACGACGGGCGCCGACGACATCGCCGTGCTGGTCGCGCGGGCGGAGGCCGGCCGATGA
- a CDS encoding DUF4232 domain-containing protein, with amino-acid sequence MRSRLAARSTRLVLAVAAVTALAATSTACSQDDVEDASSSSAPSAGSGGSGSPSSGNSLSASASGSGGSAESGGSDDKTTASGDGEKSGYGQSCGTNDLEFAVTSESQAGGYYLVTAKAKSGITCYLDVNTPSVSFGSGADGVASPVGQGGADPIKLTGSAVAYTGISPKTTNSDGGKEFENVIIAVTNDDPDPAELKLPDTATVDKPIVTNWATDRAEAVPVIV; translated from the coding sequence ATGCGTTCGCGCCTCGCCGCCCGTTCCACCCGTCTCGTCCTCGCCGTCGCAGCCGTGACGGCCCTCGCCGCCACCTCCACCGCCTGCAGCCAGGACGACGTGGAGGACGCCAGCAGCTCCTCGGCCCCCTCCGCCGGCAGTGGCGGGAGCGGCAGCCCCTCGTCCGGCAACAGCCTCTCGGCGAGCGCGTCCGGTTCCGGCGGCTCCGCCGAGTCCGGTGGCTCCGATGACAAGACCACCGCCTCCGGCGACGGCGAGAAGAGCGGCTACGGGCAGTCCTGCGGCACCAACGACCTGGAGTTCGCGGTCACCTCGGAGTCCCAGGCCGGCGGCTACTACCTCGTCACCGCCAAGGCCAAGTCCGGTATCACCTGCTACCTGGACGTCAACACCCCCAGCGTGTCCTTCGGCTCCGGCGCCGACGGCGTCGCCTCCCCTGTCGGACAGGGCGGCGCAGACCCCATCAAGCTCACGGGCTCCGCCGTCGCGTACACCGGTATCAGCCCGAAGACCACCAACAGCGACGGCGGCAAGGAATTCGAGAACGTCATCATCGCCGTCACCAACGACGATCCCGACCCCGCCGAGCTCAAGCTCCCCGACACCGCCACCGTCGACAAGCCCATCGTCACCAACTGGGCCACCGACCGCGCCGAGGCCGTCCCCGTCATCGTCTGA